A genome region from Ctenopharyngodon idella isolate HZGC_01 chromosome 5, HZGC01, whole genome shotgun sequence includes the following:
- the crybb3 gene encoding beta-crystallin B3 produces the protein MSDQQGAPDQQVAGKSQGGAGAVYKVSLYEFENFRGKKVELSAECKDLIEKNLEKVGSVIVESCPWVAFEQKGFLGEQFVLEKGEYPRWTTWTNSQSSNCLLSIRPLRVDSADHKLHLFENCSFAGRKMEIVDDDIPSLWVHGFQDRVASAKVVNGTWVGYMYPGYRGRQFVFEHGDYKHWNEWGATEPQLQSVRRVRDMQWHKRGCFPVPVPAPVPDPAPKPNPNPSPNPNPAPNPAPNPAPPAPSTTPASS, from the exons ATGTCGGATCAGCAGGGAGCCCCAGATCAGCAAGTCGCTGGGAAGAGCCAAGGAGGAGCAGGAGCAGTTTACAAG GTCTCACTGTATGAATTCGAGAATTTCAGAGGAAAAAAGGTCGAGCTGTCAGCAGAATGCAAGGACTTGATTGAGAAGAACTTGGAAAAAGTTGGATCAGTCATAGTTGAGTCTTGCCC ATGGGTCGCCTTTGAGCAGAAAGGCTTTTTGGGAGAGCAGTTTGTTTTGGAGAAAGGAGAATATCCTCGCTGGACCACCTGGACCAACAGCCAGAGCAGCAACTGCCTCCTGTCCATTAGACCCCTAAGAGTG GACAGCGCCGACCACAAACTACATCTGTTCGAGAACTGCAGCTTTGCCGGCAGAAAGATGGAAATCGTGGATGATGACATTCCCAGCTTGTGGGTTCACGGCTTCCAGGATCGTGTGGCCAGTGCAAAAGTTGTCAATGGAAC GTGGGTGGGCTACATGTACCCTGGCTACCGCGGCCGTCAGTTCGTGTTTGAACATGGTGACTACAAACACTGGAATGAATGGGGAGCCACAGAACCACAGCTGCAGTCCGTCCGACGTGTACGCGACATGCAGTGGCACAAACGGGGCTGCTTTCCTGTCCCCGTCCCTGCCCCCGTCCCCGACCCGGCTCCCAAACCCAATCCCAACCCCAGTCCTAACCCCAATCCTGCGCCCAATCCAGCCCCCAATCCTGCTCCCCCTGCCCCATCCACCACGCCTGCCAGCAGCTGA